Proteins encoded by one window of Primulina huaijiensis isolate GDHJ02 chromosome 1, ASM1229523v2, whole genome shotgun sequence:
- the LOC140981692 gene encoding uncharacterized protein isoform X1, which yields MSSPYVILGNRPLDQWKVIELKEELKRRKLTIKGLKEDLIKRLDEAVRNEWESAKKSTDNNLNEVNQSEVPSEQALEGYTVSGRSRDLADTGSSLFGTLDGNLEIGIDHDIGLPSEGKDMEVNLEQEIDTVEVLGEQVSQFTTVETAIVVSETIDPVTALSGSELHNYGQHKEEDLTRGVNHDTVESHHEDVTPELSDPSIPMPLIDESSMTMPPPVNLKGSEVQNEATVSLVPPEIDTSDGPQPDHKVKQLKYQVSEVENPHFGSQVITDSVSTESESIIKKNEPKLEVINENVKLELDVDSEIPPPASTFTPDGVETHPMDVEESPLDTVVENEEIHGRNAETVDCPKKIDVDELGPEKLSFDRSSGDDSMEEDVLESTQMEYKTVSDQTIDLVEKSELPIVEEDNIVDVVGGDKTLEAIVDNAVNKNIVVLTSMKRKFDGNDIEAVGNNDTAKRQNIWKVGGLEGSEQERGNSETLKTPKSSSQAQTSIRRLNTSDSANNEAPKEHLVPPSPKSPSNSLRIDRFLRPFTLKAVQELLGKTGTVTSFWMDHIKSHCYVSYSSIEEAVDTRNAVYNLQWPPNGGRMLVAEFVDPQEVKARVEAPPASSTTPSSRTPSNFSTAQSPMQPQPSLCQQVPTLQLPPFSLPPPPPLANAAPVRELQHPSRVVPLPREQLHLLPARDQPNPPLPEKIDPPIVTLDDLFWKTISAPRIYYLPLSDEQVAAKLNSQGKNVYR from the exons ATGTCATCACCATATGTTATTCTTGGAAATAGACCACTGGACCAATGGAAGGTCATTGAGCTGAAGGAAGAACTTAAGAGGCGTAAATTGACTATTAAGGGGTtgaaagaagatttaattaagcGTTTGGATGAAGCAGTGCGCAATGAATGGGAAAGTGCCAAGAAGAGTACTGATAACAATCTAAATGAGGTTAACCAATCTGAGGTACCGTCTGAACAAGCATTGGAAGGTTATACTGTTTCTGGAAGATCTAGAGATCTTGCGGATACTGGGAGCAGCCTGTTTGGGACGCTGGATGGCAACCTTGAAATTGGGATTGATCATGACATTGGATTACCGAGTGAAGGCAAAGATATGGAAGTGAACCTTGAACAGGAAATCGATACGGTTGAGGTTTTAGGGGAGCAGGTCTCTCAGTTCACAACAGTGGAAACTGCTATTGTGGTCAGCGAGACAATTGATCCTGTAACAGCTTTGAGTGGATCGGAGTTGCACAACTATGGGCAACATAAGGAGGAAGATCTGACCAGAGGAGTCAACCACGATACAGTAGAATCACATCATGAGGATGTTACTCCTGAACTCTCAGATCCCTCTATTCCGATGCCTCTGATTGATGAAAGCAGCATGACCATGCCACCTCCAGTAAACCTTAAGGGCAGTGAAGTTCAGAATGAAGCCACTGTTTCACTGGTTCCGCCTGAAATCGATACCTCTGACGGTCCCCAACCGGATCACAAGGTCAAGCAATTGAAATATCAGGTATCTGAGGTTGAAAACCCGCATTTTGGGTCTCAAGTAATAACTGATTCTGTTTCTACTGAATCTGAATCCATTATtaagaaaaatgaaccaaagcTTGAAGTAATTAATGAAAATGTCAAATTAGAGCTAGATGTTGACTCTGAGATTCCCCCTCCAGCCAGCACTTTTACCCCTGATGGTGTTGAAACACATCCGATGGATGTAGAAGAATCCCCACTTGACACAGTAGTAGAAAATGAAGAGATTCATGGTCGTAATGCTGAAACTGTTGACTGTCCGAAGAAAATTGATGTAGATGAATTGGGTCCCGAAAAACTGAGTTTTGACCGTAGTTCTGGTGATGATTCCATGGAGGAGGATGTATTGGAGAGTACACAAATGGAGTACAAGACCGTTTCTGATCAAACAATAGATCTGGTGGAAAAATCTGAACTACCTATTGTTGAGGAGGATAATATTGTTGATGTAGTTGGTGGTGATAAGACACTTGAAGCTATAGTTGATAATGCTGTAAACAAGAACATTGTTGTGCTGACATCTATGAAAAGGAAATTTGATGGTAATG ATATTGAAGCAGTTGGGAACAATGACACAGCAAAGAGACAGAACATATGGAAAGTTGGTGGACTTGAGGGTTCTGAGCAAGAAAGAGGTAACTCTGAAACTCTCAAGACCCCTAAGAGTTCATCTCAAGCTCAAACTTCCATCAGGCGCTTGAACACGTCTGACTCGGCAAATAACGAAGCACCAAAAGAACATCTTG TTCCGCCATCACCAAAGTCCCCCAGTAACTCTCTCAGAATCGATCGATTTCTGCGTCCTTTTACTTTAAAAGCAGTGCAAGAGCTTCTTGGAAAGACGGGCACTGTTACCAGTTTCTGGATGGATCACATTAAAAGCCACTGCTATGTCTCC TATTCATCCATTGAGGAAGCTGTAGACACCCGGAATGCCGTTTACAATCTCCAGTGGCCTCCAAATGGGGGACGCATGTTGGTAGCGGAGTTTGTTGATCCTCAAGAAGTTAAAGCTCGCGTGGAGGCTCCCCCTGCATCTTCCACAACACCGTCAAGCAGAACGCCTTCAAACTTCTCCACTGCTCAATCGCCAATGCAACCTCAACCTTCTCTGTGCCAACAAGTTCCGACACTGCAACTTCCACCTTTTTCTCTTCCTCCACCACCGCCACTGGCTAATGCAGCACCAGTTAGGGAACTTCAGCATCCATCAAGGGTGGTACCTCTACCAAGAGAACAGCTGCACCTGCTCCCAGCTAGGGATCAACCTAACCCTCCACTTCCTGAGAAAATTGACCCACCAATTGTCACTTTGGATGATCTTTTCTGGAAAACTATTTCAGCCCCTCGCATCTACTACTTACCATTGTCTGATGAACAAGTTGCAGCAAAGCTGAATTCTCAGGGGAAGAATGTTTATCGTTAG
- the LOC140981692 gene encoding uncharacterized protein isoform X2, whose protein sequence is MSSPYVILGNRPLDQWKVIELKEELKRRKLTIKGLKEDLIKRLDEAVRNEWESAKKSTDNNLNEVNQSEVPSEQALEGYTVSGRSRDLADTGSSLFGTLDGNLEIGIDHDIGLPSEGKDMEVNLEQEIDTVEVLGEQVSQFTTVETAIVVSETIDPVTALSGSELHNYGQHKEEDLTRGVNHDTVESHHEDVTPELSDPSIPMPLIDESSMTMPPPVNLKGSEVQNEATVSLVPPEIDTSDGPQPDHKVKQLKYQVSEVENPHFGSQVITDSVSTESESIIKKNEPKLEVINENVKLELDVDSEIPPPASTFTPDGVETHPMDVEESPLDTVVENEEIHGRNAETVDCPKKIDVDELGPEKLSFDRSSGDDSMEEDVLESTQMEYKTVSDQTIDLVEKSELPIVEEDNIVDVVGGDKTLEAIVDNAVNKNIVVLTSMKRKFDDIEAVGNNDTAKRQNIWKVGGLEGSEQERGNSETLKTPKSSSQAQTSIRRLNTSDSANNEAPKEHLVPPSPKSPSNSLRIDRFLRPFTLKAVQELLGKTGTVTSFWMDHIKSHCYVSYSSIEEAVDTRNAVYNLQWPPNGGRMLVAEFVDPQEVKARVEAPPASSTTPSSRTPSNFSTAQSPMQPQPSLCQQVPTLQLPPFSLPPPPPLANAAPVRELQHPSRVVPLPREQLHLLPARDQPNPPLPEKIDPPIVTLDDLFWKTISAPRIYYLPLSDEQVAAKLNSQGKNVYR, encoded by the exons ATGTCATCACCATATGTTATTCTTGGAAATAGACCACTGGACCAATGGAAGGTCATTGAGCTGAAGGAAGAACTTAAGAGGCGTAAATTGACTATTAAGGGGTtgaaagaagatttaattaagcGTTTGGATGAAGCAGTGCGCAATGAATGGGAAAGTGCCAAGAAGAGTACTGATAACAATCTAAATGAGGTTAACCAATCTGAGGTACCGTCTGAACAAGCATTGGAAGGTTATACTGTTTCTGGAAGATCTAGAGATCTTGCGGATACTGGGAGCAGCCTGTTTGGGACGCTGGATGGCAACCTTGAAATTGGGATTGATCATGACATTGGATTACCGAGTGAAGGCAAAGATATGGAAGTGAACCTTGAACAGGAAATCGATACGGTTGAGGTTTTAGGGGAGCAGGTCTCTCAGTTCACAACAGTGGAAACTGCTATTGTGGTCAGCGAGACAATTGATCCTGTAACAGCTTTGAGTGGATCGGAGTTGCACAACTATGGGCAACATAAGGAGGAAGATCTGACCAGAGGAGTCAACCACGATACAGTAGAATCACATCATGAGGATGTTACTCCTGAACTCTCAGATCCCTCTATTCCGATGCCTCTGATTGATGAAAGCAGCATGACCATGCCACCTCCAGTAAACCTTAAGGGCAGTGAAGTTCAGAATGAAGCCACTGTTTCACTGGTTCCGCCTGAAATCGATACCTCTGACGGTCCCCAACCGGATCACAAGGTCAAGCAATTGAAATATCAGGTATCTGAGGTTGAAAACCCGCATTTTGGGTCTCAAGTAATAACTGATTCTGTTTCTACTGAATCTGAATCCATTATtaagaaaaatgaaccaaagcTTGAAGTAATTAATGAAAATGTCAAATTAGAGCTAGATGTTGACTCTGAGATTCCCCCTCCAGCCAGCACTTTTACCCCTGATGGTGTTGAAACACATCCGATGGATGTAGAAGAATCCCCACTTGACACAGTAGTAGAAAATGAAGAGATTCATGGTCGTAATGCTGAAACTGTTGACTGTCCGAAGAAAATTGATGTAGATGAATTGGGTCCCGAAAAACTGAGTTTTGACCGTAGTTCTGGTGATGATTCCATGGAGGAGGATGTATTGGAGAGTACACAAATGGAGTACAAGACCGTTTCTGATCAAACAATAGATCTGGTGGAAAAATCTGAACTACCTATTGTTGAGGAGGATAATATTGTTGATGTAGTTGGTGGTGATAAGACACTTGAAGCTATAGTTGATAATGCTGTAAACAAGAACATTGTTGTGCTGACATCTATGAAAAGGAAATTTGATG ATATTGAAGCAGTTGGGAACAATGACACAGCAAAGAGACAGAACATATGGAAAGTTGGTGGACTTGAGGGTTCTGAGCAAGAAAGAGGTAACTCTGAAACTCTCAAGACCCCTAAGAGTTCATCTCAAGCTCAAACTTCCATCAGGCGCTTGAACACGTCTGACTCGGCAAATAACGAAGCACCAAAAGAACATCTTG TTCCGCCATCACCAAAGTCCCCCAGTAACTCTCTCAGAATCGATCGATTTCTGCGTCCTTTTACTTTAAAAGCAGTGCAAGAGCTTCTTGGAAAGACGGGCACTGTTACCAGTTTCTGGATGGATCACATTAAAAGCCACTGCTATGTCTCC TATTCATCCATTGAGGAAGCTGTAGACACCCGGAATGCCGTTTACAATCTCCAGTGGCCTCCAAATGGGGGACGCATGTTGGTAGCGGAGTTTGTTGATCCTCAAGAAGTTAAAGCTCGCGTGGAGGCTCCCCCTGCATCTTCCACAACACCGTCAAGCAGAACGCCTTCAAACTTCTCCACTGCTCAATCGCCAATGCAACCTCAACCTTCTCTGTGCCAACAAGTTCCGACACTGCAACTTCCACCTTTTTCTCTTCCTCCACCACCGCCACTGGCTAATGCAGCACCAGTTAGGGAACTTCAGCATCCATCAAGGGTGGTACCTCTACCAAGAGAACAGCTGCACCTGCTCCCAGCTAGGGATCAACCTAACCCTCCACTTCCTGAGAAAATTGACCCACCAATTGTCACTTTGGATGATCTTTTCTGGAAAACTATTTCAGCCCCTCGCATCTACTACTTACCATTGTCTGATGAACAAGTTGCAGCAAAGCTGAATTCTCAGGGGAAGAATGTTTATCGTTAG